The Sandaracinaceae bacterium genome has a segment encoding these proteins:
- a CDS encoding four helix bundle protein, which translates to MLRITEEAIVWLRSMKPIWEEVAKHDKNLARQMRDSAASVVGNLAEGEKRGGGHERERFGTAYGSAGETRVWLLSAAALGYVSDEAVEGPADWADKARATMWKLMHRG; encoded by the coding sequence ATGCTCCGAATCACCGAAGAAGCGATCGTTTGGCTGCGCTCGATGAAGCCGATCTGGGAGGAGGTCGCGAAGCACGACAAGAACCTCGCTCGGCAGATGCGGGACAGCGCGGCGAGCGTGGTGGGGAACCTGGCCGAGGGCGAGAAGCGGGGCGGAGGGCACGAGCGCGAGCGGTTCGGGACGGCGTACGGCTCGGCGGGCGAGACTCGCGTGTGGCTGCTCTCGGCGGCGGCCCTCGGGTACGTGAGTGACGAGGCGGTGGAGGGGCCGGCAGACTGGGCCGACAAGGCACGCGCGACGATGTGGAAGCTGATGCATCGCGGGTGA
- a CDS encoding sigma-70 family RNA polymerase sigma factor encodes MDPIAVLIREGQHREAVAACARAHGEAVGRLCMALLGSQAEAEEIAQEVLIAAHRAMGSYRGDGSIRAWLCGIARRKCARKVETRVRRERKLKLVHDAEADAELPDETLQKRRRAEVVRAALERLKPSERDAVVLRYDGGLAYREIGEACGIDEAAARKRVSRALARMRTMLKDQLSDQLPNDGAGR; translated from the coding sequence ATGGATCCCATCGCCGTGCTCATACGGGAGGGGCAGCACCGAGAAGCGGTAGCGGCCTGCGCCCGGGCGCACGGTGAAGCGGTGGGGAGGCTGTGCATGGCCTTGCTCGGCAGTCAGGCGGAGGCGGAGGAGATCGCCCAGGAGGTCCTGATCGCCGCGCACCGCGCGATGGGGAGCTACCGCGGGGACGGCTCCATCCGGGCGTGGCTCTGCGGCATCGCGCGGCGGAAGTGCGCGCGGAAGGTCGAGACGCGGGTGCGGCGCGAGCGGAAGCTCAAGCTCGTGCACGACGCGGAGGCCGACGCGGAGCTGCCCGACGAGACGCTCCAGAAGCGACGGCGGGCCGAGGTGGTGCGGGCCGCGCTCGAGAGGCTCAAGCCCTCCGAGCGAGACGCGGTGGTGCTCCGGTACGACGGCGGGCTCGCCTATCGCGAGATCGGGGAGGCCTGCGGGATCGACGAGGCGGCGGCGCGCAAGCGCGTCAGCCGCGCTCTCGCGCGGATGAGGACGATGCTGAAGGACCAGCTGAGCGATCAGCTGCCGAACGACGGGGCCGGACGATGA